In Thermoanaerobaculales bacterium, one DNA window encodes the following:
- a CDS encoding putative toxin-antitoxin system toxin component, PIN family: protein MTRPVVVVDTNVVVSGLLTAEPTAPTHRILNAMLDGRIRHLLSVGLLAEYREVMLRPRIQKRHGLSVADVDVILQALAANAMLRDPEVAGEEWPDPADAHLWALARAHAGAILVTGNQALLDHPAKGVVTMSPSEFVERVAL, encoded by the coding sequence GTGACTCGCCCGGTCGTCGTCGTCGATACCAACGTCGTCGTGAGCGGGCTGCTCACTGCCGAGCCGACGGCGCCGACTCACCGCATACTCAACGCAATGCTCGACGGGCGAATCAGGCACCTGCTCTCGGTCGGGCTGCTCGCCGAGTACCGAGAGGTCATGCTGAGACCCAGGATCCAGAAGCGCCACGGTCTTTCCGTGGCAGACGTTGACGTCATTCTGCAGGCCCTCGCCGCCAACGCGATGCTCCGTGATCCGGAGGTGGCGGGCGAGGAGTGGCCTGACCCCGCGGACGCCCACCTTTGGGCGCTGGCTCGTGCCCACGCTGGTGCAATCCTGGTTACCGGCAACCAAGCCTTGCTTGACCACCCAGCGAAAGGGGTCGTGACGATGTCGCCCTCGGAGTTTGTCGAGCGGGTCGCGTTGTAG
- a CDS encoding serine hydrolase, translating to MANLSRHRGLPPHLALVLQLVAAAAIAGCASTRGTPAEPAFAVPGGGLDAGLRKAEATLEAERQRLHIPGLAFVVVRGDAEVLVKGLGERDVERHLPVTADTVFPIGSCTKAFTALAAAIAQDRGLLTLDDSPHLFLPDFHMADPEANALVTLRDMLAHRTGLRAYADLAAEPAVLTREEYLRAAVSARPAARLRERFQYSNAMYTAAGEIVASVYHASWEEAVTHSILEPAGMSSTVTSLDAAAGLPDHAKGYEWGEGAAAWTEAAPPASLRAMAPAGAIASSARDMARWLRMLLDRGMVDGTRVVSEGGLTEVTTPHIRVNDSFSYALGWATYAWNGHPVVEHNGGSTGLSAVMSFMPEHNLGFVILANTSPTSLTAIGSAGRLLWPLLTGEPERSAPGPGPQEEAAAAPAAAPGPGATVLPAASQLLARMVTAAGGERNLRRHTSLEARYAKRYENHGVESDLVVRAQAPDRREESEAWRAAGRAIATLRWWCDGARGAQETSFGQDQTWAAEELEQARRAAVFQPLLELQRLYPALAVTGTATVGDEEAYLLEASDRGRTREVLTVSARTGLVLRRQTDQETTTWSDFRMVDGEAVPHRATIEDSLGETTLELRSIRFNVPIPAVAFAPGPLQLEGPGSGVAVPSR from the coding sequence ATGGCCAACCTGAGCCGACACCGGGGCCTCCCTCCACACCTCGCTCTCGTTCTCCAACTCGTTGCCGCGGCCGCGATCGCGGGCTGCGCGTCCACACGTGGCACGCCCGCCGAACCAGCGTTTGCCGTCCCCGGCGGCGGTCTCGACGCCGGCCTGCGCAAGGCTGAAGCCACGCTCGAGGCCGAGCGGCAGCGGCTCCACATTCCCGGGCTGGCTTTCGTCGTCGTGCGCGGCGACGCGGAGGTGCTTGTCAAGGGGCTCGGCGAGCGCGACGTCGAGCGGCACCTTCCGGTCACCGCCGACACCGTCTTCCCCATCGGTTCGTGCACCAAGGCGTTCACGGCCCTGGCGGCTGCGATCGCCCAGGACCGCGGCCTCCTGACGCTGGACGACTCGCCCCACCTCTTCCTTCCCGACTTCCACATGGCCGACCCCGAGGCCAACGCCCTCGTCACCCTGCGCGACATGCTGGCGCACCGCACCGGCCTGCGCGCGTACGCCGACCTGGCCGCCGAGCCGGCCGTCCTCACGCGCGAGGAGTACCTGCGCGCCGCCGTCTCGGCCCGGCCGGCCGCCAGGCTGCGCGAGAGGTTCCAGTACTCGAACGCCATGTACACCGCCGCCGGCGAGATCGTCGCCAGCGTGTACCACGCGAGCTGGGAGGAGGCCGTCACGCACAGCATCCTCGAGCCTGCCGGGATGAGCTCGACCGTCACCTCGCTCGACGCCGCCGCCGGCCTGCCGGACCACGCCAAGGGCTACGAGTGGGGTGAGGGGGCCGCGGCCTGGACTGAGGCCGCCCCGCCGGCGAGCCTGCGGGCGATGGCCCCGGCCGGCGCCATCGCGTCGAGCGCCAGGGACATGGCGCGCTGGCTGCGCATGCTCCTCGACCGTGGCATGGTGGATGGCACCCGGGTGGTCTCCGAGGGGGGCCTCACGGAGGTCACCACCCCACACATCCGGGTCAATGACTCCTTCTCCTACGCGCTCGGTTGGGCCACCTACGCCTGGAACGGCCACCCGGTGGTCGAGCACAATGGCGGCTCGACGGGTCTGAGCGCGGTCATGAGCTTCATGCCCGAGCACAACCTGGGCTTCGTGATCCTCGCCAACACCTCGCCGACCTCCCTCACCGCCATCGGCAGCGCGGGCAGGCTGCTGTGGCCGCTCCTGACCGGCGAGCCCGAGCGTTCCGCCCCTGGGCCCGGGCCGCAGGAGGAGGCCGCCGCGGCGCCCGCCGCCGCACCAGGCCCCGGCGCCACCGTTCTGCCGGCCGCATCCCAGCTGCTGGCGCGCATGGTCACCGCCGCCGGCGGAGAGCGCAACCTCCGCCGTCACACCTCGCTCGAGGCTCGCTACGCCAAGCGCTACGAGAACCACGGGGTCGAGTCCGACCTGGTGGTGCGTGCCCAGGCGCCCGACCGCCGCGAGGAGTCCGAGGCCTGGCGGGCCGCGGGCCGGGCCATCGCCACCCTGCGCTGGTGGTGCGACGGCGCGCGTGGCGCCCAGGAGACGAGCTTCGGCCAGGACCAGACCTGGGCCGCGGAGGAGCTCGAGCAGGCCCGGCGCGCCGCCGTCTTCCAGCCGCTGCTCGAGCTTCAGCGCCTCTACCCTGCACTCGCCGTGACCGGCACGGCGACGGTCGGCGACGAGGAGGCCTACCTGCTCGAGGCCTCTGACCGCGGGCGCACGCGCGAGGTCCTCACCGTGTCGGCGCGGACGGGCCTGGTGCTGCGCCGGCAGACGGACCAGGAGACGACGACCTGGTCGGACTTCCGGATGGTCGACGGCGAAGCCGTTCCACACCGCGCCACGATCGAGGATTCCCTGGGCGAGACCACGCTCGAGCTGCGGTCGATCCGGTTCAACGTGCCGATCCCGGCTGTCGCCTTTGCGCCAGGCCCCCTTCAGCTCGAGGGGCCCGGCAGTGGGGTAGCGGTTCCGAGTAGGTGA
- a CDS encoding NYN domain-containing protein has product MRARIFINFWRFQRAWEERSGGLVCDWTKLPGVLSGEASRAAAAAGLSELSFEETRVYAGGDAGCGSDLMRWLHDVLDRQPGIRVVTAERRWRDHPVHCQACGTEHFDCPGCGGPDDGTEENVTGARIATDLLGLAWEGSLDAALLVSVDQDRVPTVHHLQAKGIEVINAAWRSTGDELSAACRAFFELDPLIPLLQCARCPA; this is encoded by the coding sequence ATGCGAGCCCGCATCTTCATCAACTTCTGGCGCTTCCAGCGGGCGTGGGAAGAGCGCAGCGGCGGTCTCGTGTGTGACTGGACGAAGCTGCCGGGCGTCCTGTCAGGGGAGGCGTCGCGCGCGGCCGCGGCTGCGGGCCTGTCCGAGCTCAGCTTCGAGGAGACCCGCGTCTACGCGGGCGGCGACGCCGGCTGCGGCAGCGACCTCATGCGCTGGCTCCACGACGTCCTCGATCGCCAGCCGGGGATCCGCGTCGTCACCGCCGAACGGCGCTGGCGGGACCATCCCGTGCACTGCCAGGCCTGCGGCACCGAGCACTTCGACTGCCCGGGCTGCGGAGGGCCGGACGACGGAACCGAGGAGAACGTCACGGGCGCGCGCATCGCCACCGACCTGCTCGGCCTGGCGTGGGAAGGCTCTCTTGACGCCGCCCTCCTCGTCTCGGTTGACCAGGACCGCGTGCCGACGGTCCATCACCTGCAGGCCAAGGGCATCGAGGTCATCAACGCCGCGTGGCGGTCGACCGGCGACGAGCTCTCCGCGGCCTGCCGGGCGTTCTTCGAGCTCGACCCGCTGATCCCACTCCTGCAGTGCGCGCGGTGCCCGGCCTGA
- a CDS encoding ABC transporter permease, protein MWARVAAVIRREYLERVRTKAFWISTLLVPVLMGALMIIPALLASRGGAEATVALLDLSGRYAEALADKVAEILEGEAGDLRIRLEAQEPGADPEAAREAIKARVQAQEFDGMLVLPAGLPGEGEPEYVATNVAAFRILMVLERAVNDVLVADRLEAAGLDPERVNELTRRVGLKTLKLGAGGEETQDKGQAFLMSYFLVLIIYMSVLMYGIYVMRGVLEEKSSRIVEIIVSAVRPFELMLGKILGIGAVGLTQMLLWSALGFALSAPAVLSAIGLAGIELPSIPAQLLVFFVIFFVLGFLLYGTLYAGVGAAFETEQDAQNFQGVITVFLVVPLVLITLIMNEPDSALAVVMSLVPFFTPILMFLRMTLTKVPAWQIAASLVLMVGAVLVMAWLVGKVYRVGILAHGSKPKLKDLARWVREA, encoded by the coding sequence ATGTGGGCTAGGGTCGCCGCGGTGATCCGCCGGGAGTACCTGGAGCGGGTGCGCACCAAGGCGTTCTGGATCTCGACCCTGCTGGTGCCGGTGCTGATGGGCGCGCTGATGATCATCCCGGCGCTGCTCGCCTCGCGCGGCGGCGCCGAGGCGACGGTGGCGCTGCTCGACCTCTCCGGCCGCTACGCGGAAGCGCTCGCCGACAAGGTGGCCGAGATCCTGGAGGGCGAGGCCGGCGACCTCAGGATCCGGCTCGAGGCGCAGGAGCCCGGGGCGGACCCCGAGGCGGCGCGCGAGGCGATCAAGGCGCGGGTCCAGGCCCAGGAGTTCGACGGCATGCTGGTGCTGCCGGCCGGCCTGCCCGGGGAGGGCGAGCCGGAGTACGTGGCGACCAACGTGGCCGCGTTCCGGATCCTGATGGTGCTCGAGCGGGCGGTCAACGACGTGCTGGTCGCCGACCGGCTCGAAGCGGCCGGGCTCGACCCGGAGCGGGTGAACGAGCTGACGCGGCGGGTCGGGCTGAAGACCCTCAAGCTGGGCGCCGGCGGCGAGGAGACCCAGGACAAGGGCCAGGCCTTCCTGATGTCCTACTTCCTGGTGCTGATCATCTACATGTCGGTGCTGATGTACGGCATCTACGTGATGCGCGGCGTGCTCGAGGAGAAGAGCTCGCGGATCGTCGAGATCATCGTGTCGGCGGTGCGGCCGTTCGAGCTGATGCTCGGCAAGATCCTCGGCATCGGCGCGGTCGGGCTGACCCAGATGCTGCTGTGGTCGGCGCTCGGCTTCGCGCTGTCGGCGCCGGCGGTGCTGTCCGCGATCGGCCTCGCCGGCATCGAGCTGCCGAGCATCCCGGCGCAGCTGCTGGTGTTCTTCGTGATCTTCTTCGTGCTCGGCTTCCTGCTCTACGGCACCCTCTACGCCGGGGTCGGCGCGGCGTTCGAGACCGAGCAGGACGCGCAGAACTTCCAGGGCGTGATCACGGTCTTCCTGGTGGTGCCGCTGGTGCTGATCACGCTGATCATGAACGAGCCCGACAGCGCGCTCGCGGTGGTGATGTCGCTGGTGCCGTTCTTCACCCCGATCCTGATGTTCCTGCGGATGACCCTGACCAAGGTCCCGGCCTGGCAGATCGCGGCGTCGCTGGTGCTGATGGTCGGCGCGGTGCTGGTCATGGCGTGGCTGGTCGGCAAGGTCTACCGGGTCGGCATCCTGGCGCACGGCTCCAAGCCCAAGCTCAAGGATCTCGCGCGCTGGGTCCGCGAAGCGTAG
- a CDS encoding ATP-binding cassette domain-containing protein, giving the protein MADAILELHHLSKRYGDYLAVDDLSFAVPQGSVYGLLGPNGAGKTTTIRMIMRIIAPDSGEVLLDGGPVDDDRRRLIGYLPEERGLYRKMKVLEHLVYLGTIRGVSPGEARKRAAAWLERLELTSWTGHKVEDLSKGMQQKLQLIGTLLHRPRLLILDEPFSGLDPINTRALKDLLLAMAGDGVTIVLSTHVLPQVDELCTHICLINRARAILAGTLGEIRAQYGGNVWRVRTELGADAVAGLPGVRSVRSFGEELLVELDGSAGPRELLRELVQRGGIDSFTRFVPDLENIFIRAVEEDRSDVG; this is encoded by the coding sequence ATGGCTGACGCGATTCTCGAGCTCCACCACCTGAGCAAGCGCTACGGCGACTACCTGGCGGTCGACGACCTGTCGTTCGCGGTGCCGCAGGGCTCGGTCTACGGTCTGCTCGGGCCCAACGGCGCCGGCAAGACCACGACCATCCGCATGATCATGCGGATCATCGCGCCGGACTCCGGCGAGGTGCTGCTCGACGGCGGGCCGGTCGACGACGACCGGCGGCGGCTCATCGGCTACCTGCCGGAGGAGCGCGGCCTCTACCGCAAGATGAAGGTGCTCGAGCACTTGGTCTACCTGGGCACGATCCGGGGGGTGAGCCCGGGCGAGGCGCGCAAGCGCGCCGCGGCCTGGCTCGAGCGGCTCGAGCTCACGAGCTGGACGGGACACAAGGTCGAGGACCTGTCCAAGGGCATGCAGCAGAAGCTGCAGCTCATCGGCACCCTGCTCCACCGGCCGCGGCTGCTCATCCTCGACGAGCCGTTCTCAGGCCTCGACCCGATCAACACCAGGGCGCTCAAGGACCTGCTGCTGGCAATGGCGGGCGACGGGGTGACGATCGTGCTGTCGACCCACGTGCTGCCCCAGGTCGACGAGCTGTGCACCCACATCTGCCTGATCAACCGGGCGCGCGCGATCCTGGCCGGGACGCTCGGCGAGATCCGCGCCCAGTACGGCGGCAACGTCTGGCGGGTCCGCACCGAGCTCGGCGCGGACGCCGTCGCCGGGCTGCCGGGGGTGCGCTCGGTCAGGAGCTTCGGCGAGGAGCTGCTGGTCGAGCTCGACGGCAGCGCCGGCCCGCGCGAGCTGCTGCGGGAGCTGGTGCAGCGCGGCGGCATCGACTCCTTCACCCGCTTCGTGCCCGACCTCGAGAACATCTTCATCCGCGCGGTCGAGGAGGACCGCTCCGATGTGGGCTAG
- a CDS encoding helix-turn-helix transcriptional regulator: MPIVVNLDVQLARRKMRLNELSERVGISVQNLSVLKTGKARAIRFSTLESLCEALDCTPGDLLEYRSTGDRPDT; the protein is encoded by the coding sequence ATGCCAATCGTCGTCAACCTCGACGTCCAGCTGGCCAGGCGCAAGATGCGGCTCAACGAGCTCTCGGAGCGGGTCGGCATCTCGGTGCAGAACCTGTCGGTGCTGAAGACCGGCAAGGCGCGAGCGATCCGGTTCTCCACCCTGGAGAGCCTGTGCGAGGCTCTCGACTGCACTCCGGGAGATCTCCTCGAATACCGCAGCACCGGCGATCGGCCTGACACCTGA